From Micromonospora echinospora:
TGCCGTACGCCGAGGAGCACGGCGGCGCCGCCCAGCCGTACGAGGTGTACCTGCAGGTGCTGGAGATCCTCGCCAGCCGGTGGCTCGCAGTGGCCGAGGCGGTCAGCGTGCACACGCTGTCCTGCTATCCGGTGGCCCAGTTCGGCACCGACGAGCAGCGCAAACTGCTGCCGGACATGATCGGCGGGGAGCTGCTCGGGGCGTACTGTCTCTCCGAGCCGCAGGGTGGTTCGGACGCGGCGGCCATGACCACGCGGGCGGCGCGCGACGGCGACGCGTACGTCGTGACCGGGACCAAGGCGTGGATCACGCACGCCCAGGTGGCCGACTTCTACAACATCTTCTGCCGCACCGGCGGTCCCGGCCCGAAGGGCATCTCCTGCCTGCTGGCCGATCGGGCCACGCCGGGCATCCACCCGCAGGCCGCCGAGCGCACCATGGGCCTGCACTCCTCGCCGATCGCGCAGATCGCGTTCGACGACGCCCGGGTGCCGGCGGAACGGCTGATCGGCGGCGAGGGCACGGGCTTCACCATCGCCATGTCGGCGCTGGACTCCGGCCGCCTGGGCATCGCCGCGTGCGCGGTGGGCCTGGCCCAGGGCGCGCTGGACTACGCGGTCGGCTACGCCCGGGAGCGCCGCCAGTTCGGCCGCGCGATCATCGACTTCCAGGGGCTCGGGTTCAACCTGGCCGACGCCGCCACCCAGATCTCCGCCGCGCGGGCGCTCACGCTCGCCGCCGCGCGGCTGCGCGACGCCGGACGCCCGTACTCGATCGAGGCGGCGAAGGCGAAGCTGTTCGCCACCGACGTGGCGATGCGGGTGACCACCGACGCGGTGCAGGTGCTCGGCGGCGCCGGCTACGTCGCCGACCATCCGGTGGAGCGGTACATGCGCGAGGCGAAGGTGCTGCAGATCGTGGAGGGCACCAACCAGATCCAGCGGCTGGTCATCTCGCGCGCGCTGGCCAAGGGCTAGCCTGTCGCGGTGACCTTCCCCCGGATCACCGCCGACCCCGACGTCATGGGGGGTGCGCCCTGCGTACGGCAGTCGCGCATCCCCGTGGCCACCCTGCTGGCCATGATGGCCGAGGGCATGTCCGTCACCGACATCCTCACCGATCTGCCGTTCCTGGACGAGGAGGACATGGCGGAGGTGCTGAACTACGCCGCGGACGCGGTGCGCGACCGGACGGCGCGCTGAGCGTCACCCCGGCGGGCCGGGTACGACGTGGGAGCGCTTTTCCGGCTAGGGTGCACCGCGTGGAGGAGATCGACCGTGCCATCGTCGCCGCGCTGACCGGGGACGGTCGGCTGTCGTACACGGACCTGGCCGAGCGGGTGGGCCTGTCGGTGTCGGCCGTGCACCAGCGGGTCCGCCGGCTGGAGCAGCGCGGGGTGATCAAGGGGTACGCCGCGCGGGTGTCGTTCGAGGCGCTGGACCTGCCGCTGACCGCGTTCGTGGCGATCCGGCCGTTCGACCCGTCGCAGCCGGACGACGCGCCGGAGCGGCTGGCGCACCTGCCCGAGATCGACTCGTGCTACTCGGTGGCGGGGGAGGACTTCTACCTCCTGCTGGTACGGGTGGCCGGTCCGGCCGATCTGGAGCGGGTGCTGCAGGAGATCCGCACCTCCGCGAACGTCACCACGCGCACCACTGTGGTGCTGTCGACGCCGTACGAGAACCGGCCGCCGAAGATCAATGGCGAGCTGACCGTTCGGGGGCGTCCCCGCCCGTCG
This genomic window contains:
- a CDS encoding DUF433 domain-containing protein produces the protein MTFPRITADPDVMGGAPCVRQSRIPVATLLAMMAEGMSVTDILTDLPFLDEEDMAEVLNYAADAVRDRTAR
- a CDS encoding Lrp/AsnC family transcriptional regulator — encoded protein: MEEIDRAIVAALTGDGRLSYTDLAERVGLSVSAVHQRVRRLEQRGVIKGYAARVSFEALDLPLTAFVAIRPFDPSQPDDAPERLAHLPEIDSCYSVAGEDFYLLLVRVAGPADLERVLQEIRTSANVTTRTTVVLSTPYENRPPKINGELTVRGRPRPSAEPAGSTA
- a CDS encoding acyl-CoA dehydrogenase family protein; amino-acid sequence: MNVDRILPTDEARDLLDLATELADRELAPAAAGFEARAEFPREVLRTLGRSGLLGLPYAEEHGGAAQPYEVYLQVLEILASRWLAVAEAVSVHTLSCYPVAQFGTDEQRKLLPDMIGGELLGAYCLSEPQGGSDAAAMTTRAARDGDAYVVTGTKAWITHAQVADFYNIFCRTGGPGPKGISCLLADRATPGIHPQAAERTMGLHSSPIAQIAFDDARVPAERLIGGEGTGFTIAMSALDSGRLGIAACAVGLAQGALDYAVGYARERRQFGRAIIDFQGLGFNLADAATQISAARALTLAAARLRDAGRPYSIEAAKAKLFATDVAMRVTTDAVQVLGGAGYVADHPVERYMREAKVLQIVEGTNQIQRLVISRALAKG